Proteins from one Mycobacterium adipatum genomic window:
- a CDS encoding type 1 glutamine amidotransferase domain-containing protein — protein sequence MTDNTLTSRKIAILATDGVERAELAEPRRAIDEAGGTTELLSLQTGEISAREHDLEPAGSFTVQRLVKDATVDEFDALIVPGGTVNADKLRSDGDAVGFVREFVNSGRPVAVICHGPWTLVEAGVAKGRTLTSYPSLRTDLRNAGATVVDEEVVVDGNLITSRNPDDLPAFNAAIITALARQ from the coding sequence ATGACTGACAACACCCTCACCTCGCGGAAGATCGCCATCCTGGCCACCGACGGGGTCGAACGCGCGGAGCTCGCGGAGCCGCGCCGGGCGATCGACGAGGCCGGCGGAACCACCGAACTGCTGTCCTTGCAGACCGGCGAGATCAGCGCGCGCGAGCACGACCTGGAACCGGCCGGCAGCTTCACTGTGCAACGGCTGGTCAAAGACGCGACGGTCGACGAGTTCGACGCACTCATCGTCCCCGGCGGCACCGTCAACGCGGACAAGCTGCGCTCCGATGGCGATGCCGTCGGCTTCGTCCGCGAGTTCGTCAACTCCGGGCGCCCGGTGGCGGTCATCTGCCACGGTCCCTGGACGCTGGTCGAGGCGGGTGTGGCGAAGGGGCGGACGCTGACGTCCTACCCGAGTCTGCGCACCGACCTCCGCAACGCCGGAGCCACCGTCGTCGACGAGGAGGTCGTGGTGGACGGCAACCTCATCACCAGCCGTAACCCCGATGATCTACCGGCGTTCAACGCCGCGATCATCACGGCGTTAGCGCGGCAGTGA